One Triticum dicoccoides isolate Atlit2015 ecotype Zavitan chromosome 5B, WEW_v2.0, whole genome shotgun sequence genomic window carries:
- the LOC119311806 gene encoding protein NDH-DEPENDENT CYCLIC ELECTRON FLOW 5-like: MAFRAPTATTAHGHATPAPLPSSWKHSTVTFLSSSRLIGGGGGGQRARLATAAHALSSATAAAPFPPPNAEYLAAEFSGHGVTFEAVGDSCAVKMAVRNGSAAHLLLPSGLVTSYKPAMWHGAATEVLHTTVGEGPGGRPVIRGGVSMDFRCARAVGGGQAPRPPSSWSPGGAWSLRDVRGGPTGSISVELVSVEPPGSGDGAEARCVVTLQPEALASEYAVTNAASSPSAVALSGAVCNHLRVSTPDATYAVGLQGSDYRGREPLLSEFSILPPDYYATAPSSPQPRWVSKGLDMLLSGGGGGQSAPRAAPEPDGEEDDNYKHLTAELCRVYRHAPREFTVIDRGRRNSVCLSRRGFEELYVFSPGSKYEWYGKFAYVCIGPAMLEPVVLPPGATWQGAQCIRNPNL; encoded by the exons ATGGCTTTCCGCGCTCCGACTGCCACCACTGCCCATGGCCATGCCACTCCGGCTCCTCTGCCGAGCTCATGGAAGCACAGTACCGTCACCTTCCTCAGCTCCTCGAGGctaatcggcggcggcggcggcggccagaggGCACGGCTCGCGACTGCAGCGCATGCATTGtcgtcggcgacggcggcggcgccctTCCCTCCTCCGAACGCGGAGTACCTGGCCGCCGAGTTCTCCGGCCACGGTGTCACCTTCGAGGCCGTGGGCGACAGCTGCGCCGTGAAGATGGCGGTGCGCAACGGCAGCGCGGCGCACCTGCTGCTGCCCAGCGGGCTGGTCACGTCCTACAAGCCGGCCATGTGGCACGGCGCCGCCACGGAGGTGCTCCACACCACCGTCGGCGAGGGCCCCGGCGGGCGCCCCGTCATCCGCGGCGGCGTGTCCATGGACTTCCGGTGCGCTCGCGCCGTCGGCGGCGGCCAGGCGCCGCGGCCGCCGTCGTCGTGGTCGCCGGGCGGGGCGTGGTCGCTCCGCGACGTGAGGGGAGGCCCCACGGGGTCCATCTCGGTGGAGCTGGTGTCCGTGGAGCCGCCGGGGAGCGGGGACGGGGCGGAGGCGAGGTGCGTGGTGACGCTGCAGCCGGAGGCGCTGGCGTCGGAGTACGCGGTGACGAACGCCGCGTCGTCGCCGTCGGCCGTGGCGCTGTCGGGCGCCGTGTGCAACCACCTGCGCGTGAGCACGCCCGACGCCACCTACGCCGTGGGGCTCCAGGGCTCGGACTACCGCGGCAGGGAGCCCCTGCTGTCCGAGTTCAGCATCCTGCCGCCGGACTACTACGCGACGGCGCCGTCGTCCCCGCAGCCGCGCTGGGTCAGCAAGGGGCTCGACATGCTCCTCTCCGGCGGCGGGGGCGGGCAGAGCGCGCCGCGGGCGGCGCCGGAGCCCGACGGCGAGGAGGACGACAACTACAAGCACCTGACGGCGGAGCTGTGCCGGGTGTACCGGCACGCGCCCAGGGAGTTCACAGTCATCGACAGG GGCCGGAGGAACTCGGTTTGCCTGAGCAGGCGAGGCTTCGAGGAGCTGTACGTGTTCAGCCCCGGATCCAAGTACGAGTGGTACGGCAAGTTCGCCTACGTGTGCATCGGGCCTGCCATGCTGGAGCCCGTGGTGCTGCCGCCGGGAGCTACGTGGCAAGGGGCGCAGTGCATCCGCAACCCAAACCTGTAG
- the LOC119306236 gene encoding rust resistance kinase Lr10-like produces MSSSCPLPRWDQRPYLNGLHWPDGLSELIPSLRVTWANFVNCSQPTTNTSDYRPVDCLSTGTSFVYVLIDSYHVEKLKPSCGYLAMAALGDQSMRYDNASHETLVRSLRGGFPVFFPFYGPGSFTGCLKDLIVPDPGESVAHLLIHWLMVILTVDSQILYCAFGADNLRSTEHLHSVRSAIVFSPSILKFIAGVCRFVIAPLVVLFFLAHKYWKTRITIDAVEKFLQMQQMIGPVRYAYTDIVAVTRHFRDKLGQGGYGSVYKGILLPGDVHVAIKMLDGKSCCDGEDFISEVSTIGRIHHVNVVRLVGFCSEEMRRALVYEYMPHGSLDKYIFSVEKSFSWDKLNEIALGIARGINYLHQGCDMQILHFDIKPHNILLDTNFVPKIADFGLAKLYPRDNSFVPLSALRGTIGYIAPEMISRSFGVISSKSDVYSFGMLLLEMAGGRRNADPNAANSSQAFYPSWVYDRLTKHEPGEISAEMHELERKLCLVGLCCIQMKSHDRPEMSEVIEMLEGSVDSVQVPSRPFFCDDEHSPVVEPYHFLSELTTISEEGE; encoded by the exons ATGAGCAGCAGCTGCCCTCTTCCTCGCTGGGACCAGCGTCCCTACCTAAATGGTCTCCACTGGCCCGACGGCCTCAGCGAATTGATCCCCTCCCTCAGGGTTACATGGGCCAACTTTGTGAATTGTTCACAGCCGACCACCAACACTAGTGACTACAGACCGGTGGATTGTCTGAGCACCGGCACTTCTTTCGTCTATGTGCTGATCGACTCTTATCATGTTGAGAAGCTTAAGCCTTCTTGCGGGTACTTGGCCATGGCTGCTTTGGGTGATCAGAGCATGCGATATGATAACGCAAGCCACGAAACTTTGGTACGGTCCCTCAGAGGAGGATTTCCTGTTTTCTTTCCTTTTTACGGGCCTGGGAGCTTCACGGGCTGCCTGAAGGATCTGATTGT CCCAGACCCTGGAGAGTCGGTGGCTCATCTTCTCATACATTGGCTTATGGTCATTCTTACGGTTGATTCTCAAATCCTGTATTGTGCATTTGGAGCAGATAATTTGCGTTCCACTGAACACCTTCACTCAGTACGCTCTGCGATAGTATTCTCCCCGTCAATATTGAAGTTCATTGCTG GAGTATGCAGGTTCGTGATTGCTCCCCTGGTGGTACTGTTCTTCCTGGCCCACAAATATTGGAAAACAAGGATCACAATCGACGCAGTCGAGAAGTTCCTACAAATGCAGCAAATGATCGGCCCGGTAAGGTATGCCTACACAGATATTGTTGCGGTCACAAGACATTTCAGAGACAAGCTGGGTCAGGGAGGCTATGGCTCCGTTTACAAGGGCATTCTGCTCCCAGGCGATGTTCATGTGGCCATCAAGATGCTGGATGGTAAATCCTGCTGCGATGGAGAAGATTTCATCAGTGAGGTCTCCACCATTGGCAGGATCCACCACGTTAATGTGGTCCGTCTGGTCGGGTTCTGCTCGGAAGAAATGAGGAGGGCGCTAGTCTACGAGTATATGCCCCATGGTTCTCTTGATAAGTACATCTTCTCGGTCGAGAAGAGTTTCTCCTGGGACAAGCTCAATGAAATTGCCTTGGGCATTGCTAGAGGGATTAACTACCTGCATCAAGGATGCGACATGCAGATTCTACACTTTGATATCAAGCCGCACAACATCCTTCTTGACACCAATTTTGTCCCAAAAATTGCTGATTTTGGCCTTGCCAAGCTATACCCAAGGGACAACAGTTTTGTGCCGTTGAGCGCCCTACGGGGAACAATCGGATACATAGCTCCTGAGATGATATCCCGAAGCTTTGGCGTCATATCCAGCAAGTCTGATGTTTACAGCTTCGGGATGCTGCTGTTGGAGATGGCTGGAGGACGCAGGAACGCAGACCCGAATGCGGCAAACTCAAGCCAGGCATTCTACCCATCGTGGGTGTATGACCGGCTAACTAAACATGAACCGGGTGAGATATCTGCTGAGATGCATGAATTGGAGAGGAAGCTGTGCCTTGTTGGTCTGTGTTGCATCCAGATGAAGTCCCACGATCGGCCAGAGATGAGCGAAGTCATAGAGATGCTCGAAGGGAGCGTTGATAGCGTGCAGGTGCCTTCAAGGCCATTCTTCTGTGACGATGAGCACAGCCCTGTAGTGGAGCCTTACCATTTCCTCTCTGAGCTGACTACCATTTCGGAGGAGGGCGAGTGA
- the LOC119310208 gene encoding uncharacterized protein LOC119310208: MSSWFLTSLFIKRILLLVRKSSRGIKVYSNLRGGWARLLTRSRLYRQRERQSRPWAQLGRAITSASDSNSSRIRGIVVVVAEGVGQELIAGTDDKNGEQDEKKMHGQVSHHDNHVFKLAKKIQPCQLYSLIIVAIFSN, translated from the exons ATGTCATCCTGGTTTCTTACGAGCTTATTCATAAAAAGGATCCTGCTGCTGGTCAGAAAATCAAGCAGAGG AATAAAAGTATATTCTAACCTACGAGGAGGCTGGGCACGTCTTCTAACCCGCAGCAGACTGTATAGGCAGCGGGAGCGCCAATCCAGACCATGGGCGCAGCTTGGTCGAGCTATAACGAGTGCATCTGATTCCAACTCATCAAG AATAAGGGGCATTGTCGTGGTTGTTGCTGAAGGTGTTGGTCAGGAGCTGATTGCTGGGACTGATGACAAGAACGGAGAGCAGGATGA gaaaaagaTGCACGGCCAGGTTTCTCATCATGATAACCATGTTTTTAaacttgctaaaaaaatacaaccatGCCAACTTTACTCTCTCATCATAGTGGCCATATTTTCAAACTGA
- the LOC119311807 gene encoding PHD finger protein ING2-like produces MAIARTGVYVDDYLEYSSTLAGDLQRILSTMHELDERAHGILGQTKGQIKYLLGVPSHGFDRPNVVHDENASEKMTRDIENSQDNALSLCTEKVLLARQAYDLIESHIKRLDEDLGQFAEDLKQEGKIPPDEPHILPPMPVGGRDERRRSSFSTPQAARKFVREKEWDRDRERGMDFDLMPPPGSSNKKAVASMDVDQMIDPNEPTYCICHQVSYGDMIACDNENCEGGEWFHYSCVGLTPETRFKGKWFCPTCRNLQ; encoded by the exons ATGGCAATTGCTCGCACTGGCGTGTACGTGGACGACTACTTGGAGT ATTCGAGCACCCTGGCCGGCGACCTGCAGAGGATCCTCTCCACCATGCACGAGCTCGACGAGAGGGCCCATG GCATTTTGGGTCAGACAAAAGGGCAGATCAAATATCTCCTGGGGGTGCCATCCCATGGGTTCGACAGGCCAAACGTGGTGCATGATGAAAATGCCTCGGAGAAGATGACGAGGGATATTGAAAATAGCCAGGACAACGCGCTTAGTCTCTGCACGGAGAAAGTGTTGCTCGCACGCCAAGCTTATGACCTG ATAGAGAGCCATATCAAACGTCTTGATGAAGACCTAGGCCAGTTTGCAGAAGATTTAAAGCAAG AAGGAAAAATACCTCCAGATGAACCGCATATCCTTCCTCCAATGCCGGTGGGTGGCAGGGATGAAAGACGGAGGTCCAGTTTTAGTACACCCCAAGCAGCAAGGAAGTTTGTCAGAGAGAAGGAATGGGATAGGGATAGGGAGAGAGGTATGGACTTCGACTTAATGCCCCCTCCAGGTAGCAGCAACAAGAAGGCCGTTGCATCTATGGATGTGGATCAAATGATTGATCCAAATGAACCAACATATTGTATATGCCACCAG GTTTCATATGGTGATATGATTGCTTGTGACAATGAGAAT TGTGAAGGAGGCGAATGGTTCCATTACTCGTGCGTTGGTCTGACACCAGAAACAAGATTCAAAGGGAAATGGTTTTGCCCAACTTGCAGGAATCTTCAATGA